Proteins encoded together in one Lathyrus oleraceus cultivar Zhongwan6 chromosome 5, CAAS_Psat_ZW6_1.0, whole genome shotgun sequence window:
- the LOC127083973 gene encoding uncharacterized protein LOC127083973, whose protein sequence is MAVSFYSRQLVGCEVVSVSAMTSHVDLILPPPDNLSSVFHLENGCSGVFVMVVSSRSPKILWRVVGTNGTLQIERGFQGQHGYLVSLYDANGQCKSSFFPFSGVTEELKAFFNDVSENTLKKGSQFVPEHRLSFVEGARDVALLEAMLKSGSRQGKQVQVKKF, encoded by the exons ATGGCCGTCTCCTTTTATTCTCGACAGCTTGTTGGGTGTGAGGTAGTTTCAGTTTCAGCTATGACATCGCATGTGGATTTGATCTTACCACCACCAGATAATTTATCATCTGTCTT TCATTTGGAGAATGGATGCTCAGGAGTATTTGTAATGGTTGTCTCCTCCAGATCCCCCAAG ATCTTGTGGCGAGTTGTTGGCACGAATGGAACCCTTCAAATTGAGCGAGGATTCCAAGGACAACACGGATACCTG GTTTCATTATATGATGCTAATGGACAATGCAAAAGCTCATTTTTCCCATTCAGTGGAGTAACTGAAGAATTAAAAGCTTTTTTTAATGATGTTTCTGAAAACACCCTCAAG AAGGGTAGTCAGTTTGTACCCGAGCACCGCCTCTCTTTTGTCGAGGGTGCGAGAGACGTTGCTCTTTTAGAGGCAATGCTTAAATCTGGATCAAGGCAGGGCAAGCAAGTTCAAGTGAAAAAGTTTTGA